CGTGGTCATGATCGACACGTCCCTCTTCGCCAACGCCCTGCTCGATGGGCCCTCTCGCCCTCCTGATGCCGCTGTTCCGGCACCTGCGGGCGCGCCGGTCTCCGGGGAAACGACGACCTCCCGCCCCGCTGATGGCACTCAGGCGCTCGTCGCGGTCCGGGACTCGATGTTGATCCCGGGGACAGCGGGCTCTCCACGGGATTCGGATGTCCCACGTCCGAGAGTCGCTGGTCCCGGGATTCGGCGGTCGCTTCCGTGTGGTTCCTGAGCTCCCGTCCCGCCTTGAGTGCGCGGGGTGGAGGTTCAGAGGCGCCAGGTGATGCCGGGGTTCGGGTGGTAGCGGCAGGTGGTACCCGTCGAGACGGCGTCGCGGAGGTGGGCGGCGAGCTCGGGATGGAGAGCATCGAGCTTGCGCAGGACATCGCGGATCCGCGCCGTGACCGTCTTGCGGGCGCGTTCCGCCTCGTCCCCGAGTCGGCGCGCCCGTCCGCCGAGCCCCGCCGCCGCCCGCAACTCCTCCAGCAGCGCCGCACGCTCCCTGTCGAGCTCCGCCGCCCGCCGGTCGTCACCCAGCTCCAGCGCCCGCTCGGTCTCCTCGTCCAGCCGGGTCAGGTGGCGATGGTAGCGGGCCTTGGCCTCCTCGTCCAGCACCGGGTCGCCACCCATCCGCCGCGCGGCCACCACCACCTCGCCACCCTCGGGCGCGAGCAGCTGAACGGCAGGCAGCTCCGCACCCGGTCTGCTCAGCAGCGTGTGGAGGTCGCGAAGACCCTTGGCGTCGGGCATGTGAACAGTCCGCCCCCCGAACGAGAGAGACCACACCGAGCCCTCCCGCCTGAACTCGTTCCCCGGGGCCCGGTCCCGGTCCACCAACGAGCCCTCGGAACCACGTGACCCCTCACCGGAGACACTCAGCCGGGCCCCACCCACTCGGCCCGTGTCCGAGATCCGGCCGCTGCGACCCGCCGAGCCGTCCACACCATCGTCTCCCCGGACGTCCGGCCGGGGATCACCCGTCCGGCCCGCGTCAAAGGTCCGGTCGCCAGAACCCCCCGAGCCAGCCAAACCCTCATCTCCCCGGACGTCCGGCGGGGAACCATTCGCCCGATCTGCGCTGGAGCCCAGGTCGCTGGGCTCTGCCGCTCCGGGCGCGTTCGGGGGAGAGGGCCGCCTGCCCCCTCGCCCTCCTCCCGAATCCCGGTGCACACCTCCGGGAGAGACGGTCGGCCGCCGAGTCGCGTCCTCGAACTCGGGCATGGTCGTCGGCCCACCGTCCACGCTCCCGGGCGAGGTCGTCGGCCACTGCTCATGGGCCTCTGGCGGCGGTGTCGTCGACGGCGGGTTCGTGCGGCCGGAGACGTCGGTGGTAGGAGACCGTCGCGCGTCCGAACCGCCCGAAGGGCCAGCGGTCGCCGCCCACGGCTCCCCGGCGCGCGGGCCGCGCTCAGGGTCTTCCCGCCACCCCGTCCCCCTGTCGCCGCCGGCAGCGGGGCGCTCCTGGCGTATCCGGGACAGGCGGTCGGTCATGTCGCGAATGCCCAGGTCGGCGGCCTCGGCTGCCACCTCCGTCAGGAGGCGGTCCGCGGTTTCCGCGTCGCCGGGGCGCCCTCGGGCCGTCAGCGCCGCACCCAGCCGCAGCCGGGCCTCCACCGACCACGGGCGGGCCCGCAGGAGCTCCGCCGCGCGCACCGCCGAGGTGAAGCAGTCGATCGCCTCGTCCCACCGCTCCTCGGCGGCCGCCACGACTCCCATCCAGAGGACGACGGGCCCGCTGATGTCCCAGCCGTAGAGGGAGACGGCCCACTCGCCGAGATGGGGCTCCAGAGCCTCGCGAGCCTGCGCGCACAGGTCGGGGTCGCGGGAGAACCCCGCCGCCTCGGCCAGGAACCGCAGCCACACCGGGCGCACCCCGTCGTCCGCGGGCTCGGGCATGGCACGCAGCAGCGCCGGATCGCCGTGCCCCCGCCGCAGGTCGGACAGCGCCTCCAGCAGCCCGGGACACGGATGGCGGCTCGCCCGCAACCGTTCGTGGACCTCCTCCAGCTCGGAGAGGCGCCCCTGCGCCAGCAGCATCGCCCAGCGATGGTGGTCGAGCATGTAGCCGAAGTGCGTGTGGCCGTGACCGCCGCCCACCTCCATGACCTCGCCCATGAGCGCCTCGGCTCTGGCGAAGTCGCCCGTGAGGGTGTCGATGATGCTCTGGTCGATCGAGGTGGACAGGCCGATGTTGGGCTGGTCGCTGGCCCTGCCCATCGCGACGTAGTGGCGGAACTGGTCGGGGAAGCGCGGGTCGCCGAGCTCGAGCAGCGCCACCCAGTGGAGCGCGGAGGTGAAGTGCTCCATGTCGACATCACCCGTACGGCGGGCCAGCCCGCGCAACTCCTCGGTCAGCTCGACCCGCTGCCTGGCCGTGCCGGGACCCCAGATCGTGTCGTGCAGCGCCCACAGCGCGAACGTCAGCGCCTCGTCGTCGTCGCTCTTCCTGGCCAGCACGCTGATGCGCACCGCGAGGTCCTGCGCGAGCCGGTCGGGAGTGGGCGGGTCGCCGGCCGGCGGCGCGCCGACGAGCGCGTGATGCGCCTCGCGCAGGAGCGCGGCGCCGCCGCGGCCGCTCTCCTCGCGCCCGCAGGTGTGGAAGAGGGTGAGCGCGGCCCTGGCCAGCAGCTCGGGATCGTCGAGCGCCCGCACGGTGGCGACCGCCCTGTCGAAGACCCGCGCCGACTCGTCGGACTCGCCGCCGTGGTGGAGCAGGCGGCCGAACTCCAGCCCGATCCTGACCAGCCGCCGTGGATCGCCCGAGCCCGCCAGCTCCATCGCCCTGCGCCAGTGGAGCAGTGCCTCCTCCCTGGCCAGCCGCTGGTTGGCCTGCCTGGCCGCGGCCACCAGGAGGTCGGTGGCGAGCGCGGGATCGACGGCCTCGCCCGCGAGATAGGCGTGGCGGGCCAGCTCGCCCGGCATCGCGTCGGGCAGGTCGCGCAGGGCGTGGACGGTGGCCGCGTGACGCGCGCGCAGGTCGGCCTCGTCGAGGGAGTCGTAGAGCGTCTCGCGGACCAGGTCGTGAGCGAAGGAGAACACCCCGCCCCCCTGCGACCCGACGAGCCTGGCGGCCGCCGCCTGGGCGAGCAGCCGGTCGACGTGCGCGGCCGGGGCGGCGGCGACCGCGGCCAGCACCTGGCGGTGGAACTCGCGCCCCAGCACGGCCGCGTCGGTGAGGAGCCTGACCACGGGAGCGGGCAGCAGCGACAGCCGTCGCCACAGCGTGTCGCGCACCCCCGGCGGGATCGCCGACACCGACCCGCCGCTGCGCCACAGCCGGGCGGTCTGCTCGACGAAGAACGGGTTGCCGCCCGTGCGCCGATGGATCTCCTGGACCACGTCGTCGTCGGGCTCGTGCCCGATCGTGCGGGTGACGAGCGCGGCCACCTGCGCGCGGTCGAGGCCGGTGAGCGTGATCATCGTGGCCCGCGCGGCCAGCGGGGTCAGCAGCGGGCGCAAGGGGTGCTCGCCCTGCTCGACCTCCACGTCGCGGTAGGTGCCGATCAGCAGCAGTCGTTCGAACCAGGTGTGCTGGGCGGCGAACTCGAGCAGTTTCAGCGACGCGCCGTCGGCCCAGTGCAGGTCGTCGAGGACCACGACCACGGGACGCGTCTGCGACAGCGTCACCAGGGCGGTCGTCACGGCGTCGTAGACCTCGAAGGCGTCGGCCCCGTCGACCCGCGCACCGTCGCCGAGCAGCGCCGACAGCCGCCCGCCCGCCGCCTCCTCCACGGCGGGCCACTCGCCGCCGCGCCGCAGCGCCCTGATGACCTGCACCCACGGCCAGTAGCCGGGCGCCGCGTCGGAGTGCCAGCAGGATCCGCTCAGCACCAGCGCGCCCTGCTCTCTGGCCTGCTCGGCCGCGCTGGTCACGAGCGTGGTCTTGCCGATGCCCGCCTCGCCGGTGACCAGCACGAGGCCGCCGTGACTGCCGGTCACGCGGCTGATCTCGGCACGCAGCAACGCGGCAGGGTGCTCCCTGCCGATGAGCTCCGGCCCCGCGTCGTGAGTTCGCATCGTGCTCAGAAGGTAGCGGTTGGTGCCGACAAAACCCGTGCTGATCTCAGGGTACGGCCCGGCGAAACCCGAGAGAGCGCTCTCTCGCGCGGCTACAGTGAGCGGCGTGCTGCTCTCCGAGATCCACATTTATCCGATCAAGTCGGTGACCGGGCGGGCCGTCGACCGCGCCCGGGTGCACCCGTGGGGCCTCGCGGGCGACCGCCGCTGGGCCGTGGTGGGCCCCGACGGGGACAACGTCCGCCTCCGCGAGTACCCCCGCCTGCTCGCCGTCACGGCCAGAGAGATCCCGGACGGCGGGCTGCTGCTGTCCGCGCCGGGCATGCCCGAGCTGAAGGTGCCGCCCGCGGCGGGCCCGAGCGTGCGCGTGGGCTTCACCGGTCTCGACCACGCCGTGCTGGCCGCATCGGAGGCGCACGCGTGGTTCACCGCGCTGCTCGGTGACCCCGCCCGGCTGGTGTGGCTCGACGATCCCGGCCGCCGCTCCATCGACCCTGCCCACGGTGGGCTCCCCGGCGAGGTGGTGACGTTCGCCTGGGACGCGCCGCTGCTGCTCACCACCACGGCCGCCGCCCGCAGGCTGGACGAGTGGATCGAGCAGGGCGCCCTCCGGCGCGGCGAGACCCCGCCCGGCCCGCTGTCACCGCTGCGCTTCAGGCCCAGCGTGATCGTCGACGGCGCGGAGCCGTTCGAGGAGGACGGCTGGCGCGAGGTCCGCATCGGCTCGGTCGACTTCCGCGTCTCGGAGCTGTGCGACCGGTGCGCGGTGACCGTCATCGACCCGGACACCTATCGCAGGGGCAAGGAACCCTTGCGCACGCTCGCCGAACACCGCAGGTGGGACGGCAGGACCTGGTTCGGCATCCGCCTCGTCCCGCGCGGTCCGGGCGAGATCCGGGTGGGAGATCCCGTGATCGCGGGATGAAAGGCGATCTGGGCGCGGACCGAAGGGGGCGCGGGCACGCGAGAGGACCGAAGGAACGCGTGGCCCGAGGGGGGCGAAACCCCCTCAGCCCGTCAGGCGCTTCAGGGCGGTGCGCACCACCGCCGGGTCGGTCGTCCGCCAGAACGGTGGCAGCGAGCTCAGCAGGAACCCGCTGTAGCGCG
This window of the Nonomuraea africana genome carries:
- a CDS encoding AAA family ATPase encodes the protein MRTHDAGPELIGREHPAALLRAEISRVTGSHGGLVLVTGEAGIGKTTLVTSAAEQAREQGALVLSGSCWHSDAAPGYWPWVQVIRALRRGGEWPAVEEAAGGRLSALLGDGARVDGADAFEVYDAVTTALVTLSQTRPVVVVLDDLHWADGASLKLLEFAAQHTWFERLLLIGTYRDVEVEQGEHPLRPLLTPLAARATMITLTGLDRAQVAALVTRTIGHEPDDDVVQEIHRRTGGNPFFVEQTARLWRSGGSVSAIPPGVRDTLWRRLSLLPAPVVRLLTDAAVLGREFHRQVLAAVAAAPAAHVDRLLAQAAAARLVGSQGGGVFSFAHDLVRETLYDSLDEADLRARHAATVHALRDLPDAMPGELARHAYLAGEAVDPALATDLLVAAARQANQRLAREEALLHWRRAMELAGSGDPRRLVRIGLEFGRLLHHGGESDESARVFDRAVATVRALDDPELLARAALTLFHTCGREESGRGGAALLREAHHALVGAPPAGDPPTPDRLAQDLAVRISVLARKSDDDEALTFALWALHDTIWGPGTARQRVELTEELRGLARRTGDVDMEHFTSALHWVALLELGDPRFPDQFRHYVAMGRASDQPNIGLSTSIDQSIIDTLTGDFARAEALMGEVMEVGGGHGHTHFGYMLDHHRWAMLLAQGRLSELEEVHERLRASRHPCPGLLEALSDLRRGHGDPALLRAMPEPADDGVRPVWLRFLAEAAGFSRDPDLCAQAREALEPHLGEWAVSLYGWDISGPVVLWMGVVAAAEERWDEAIDCFTSAVRAAELLRARPWSVEARLRLGAALTARGRPGDAETADRLLTEVAAEAADLGIRDMTDRLSRIRQERPAAGGDRGTGWREDPERGPRAGEPWAATAGPSGGSDARRSPTTDVSGRTNPPSTTPPPEAHEQWPTTSPGSVDGGPTTMPEFEDATRRPTVSPGGVHRDSGGGRGGRRPSPPNAPGAAEPSDLGSSADRANGSPPDVRGDEGLAGSGGSGDRTFDAGRTGDPRPDVRGDDGVDGSAGRSGRISDTGRVGGARLSVSGEGSRGSEGSLVDRDRAPGNEFRREGSVWSLSFGGRTVHMPDAKGLRDLHTLLSRPGAELPAVQLLAPEGGEVVVAARRMGGDPVLDEEAKARYHRHLTRLDEETERALELGDDRRAAELDRERAALLEELRAAAGLGGRARRLGDEAERARKTVTARIRDVLRKLDALHPELAAHLRDAVSTGTTCRYHPNPGITWRL
- a CDS encoding MOSC domain-containing protein, which encodes MLLSEIHIYPIKSVTGRAVDRARVHPWGLAGDRRWAVVGPDGDNVRLREYPRLLAVTAREIPDGGLLLSAPGMPELKVPPAAGPSVRVGFTGLDHAVLAASEAHAWFTALLGDPARLVWLDDPGRRSIDPAHGGLPGEVVTFAWDAPLLLTTTAAARRLDEWIEQGALRRGETPPGPLSPLRFRPSVIVDGAEPFEEDGWREVRIGSVDFRVSELCDRCAVTVIDPDTYRRGKEPLRTLAEHRRWDGRTWFGIRLVPRGPGEIRVGDPVIAG